A window of the Zeugodacus cucurbitae isolate PBARC_wt_2022May chromosome 2, idZeuCucr1.2, whole genome shotgun sequence genome harbors these coding sequences:
- the LOC105216628 gene encoding ubiquitin carboxyl-terminal hydrolase 15 isoform X2: MIVVAGVKLHIPATHILIYTSFFPLKRGRGLTGLKNLGNTCYMNSIIQCLSNTPQLTEYCITDKYKNYISRSNKTKGHIVEEMAALIKVLWNGNYKCVASKDLRYVMGQYQQIFRGIEQQDSHEFLTILMDWLHSDLQTLYVPEKPRDNITPSEKAWLEFTKAKESLILHLFYGQIKSTVKCVDCNKESATYECFSNLSLELPSNANVCYLSQCMDMYFSGERIHGWNCPNCKTKRDAVKKLDISKLPPVLVIHLKRFYADTEAVGNSYKKKQNYVRFPLENLDMTPYIAKSESRSVTPKTYQLYGVSNHYGSMESGHYTAFCKSGNYGRWFKFDDQVVTALDTSNVVSSAAYILFYTWLPPIQITENNNAN, translated from the exons ATGATCGTGGTCGCGGGCGTTAAATTGCATATACCAGCGACGCATATACTAATTTACACATCATTCTTTCCACTCAAACGT GGTCGCGGTTTGACCGGCTTAAAGAACCTGGGCAACACCTGCTACATGAACAGTATAATACAGTGCCTCAGCAATACGCCACAACTCACCGAATACTGCATAACGGACAAATATAAGAACTACATTAGTCGCAGCAATAAGACGAAGGGACACATTGTCGAGGAAATGGCGGCGCTCATTAAAGTTTTATGGAATGGCAACTACAAGTGTGTAGCCAGCAAGGACTTGCGT TATGTCATGGGTCAGTACCAGCAGATATTCCGTGGCATTGAACAACAAGATTCTCACGAGTTTCTTACCATACTCATGGATTGGTTACATTCCGATTTACAAACATTATATGTACCCGAAAAGCCACGTGATAATATAACACCCTCCGAAAAGGCGTGGCTCGAATTTACCAAAGCCAAAGAGAGTCTCATCTTGCATTTATTCTATGGCCAAATAAAAAGTACCGTTAAATGTGTCGACTGCAACAAAGAGTCCGCTACCTACGAATGTTTTTCGAATTTAAGTCTAGAGTTGCCTTCAAATGCAAATGTTTGCTATCTCAGCCAATGTATGGATATGTATTTTAGCGGCGAACGCATACACGGCTGGAATTGTCCGAATTGTAAGACGAAACGTGATGCGGTGAAAAAGCTGGATATCTCAAAGCTGCCACCGGTGCTGGTGATACATCTCAAGAG ATTTTACGCCGATACCGAAGCTGTAGGCAATTCGTATAAAAAGAAGCAAAATTATGTGCGCTTTCCCTTGGAAAATCTCGATATGACGCCTTACATTGCGAAGTCCGAATCGCGTTCAGTGACACCGAAAACCTATCAACTGTACGGTGTCTCTAATCATTATGGCTCCATGGAGAGCGGTCACTATACGGCATTTTGCAAGAGCGGCAATTATGGCAG GTGGTTTAAGTTCGATGACCAAGTCGTTACAGCGTTAGACACCTCGAATGTCGTTTCCAGCGCTGCCTACATACTCTTCTACACCTGGCTGCCGCCCATACAGATAACCGAAAATAACAATGCAAATTAG
- the LOC105216628 gene encoding ubiquitin carboxyl-terminal hydrolase 8 isoform X1, protein MAKVKELHLGKTLNDLEKHSEIPDARTKKTQILVESARKLLREADKYYREGDEELAYVLYMKYFNLLHCIHRKPDYAEHKQTVRQALGGNSNNKLTMNKLEELSSSLTRRYEAKQLANTALQSPVIATPPLKQNERVREYNELSASEKFDILKGDTVFTTTTNSNNSYHTLQSLNVIKCEELFERMKQHNVLIMDCRPRNDYEMSHLTYNYTMNVPEEIISTGMSAGKLQDKLDSSTKIMWSARSIKEQVVLIDWNTKDANPTPSSPIGKLQEILQNWDPDVIYRSPIKILQGGYEFFIMMYPTLCTNPSVQAPQQNNNDLNLIDEIEYPSINDITMKEEISGHSYTPRPGSSMSRPLTFTMSQSPPSIDRTSKMAAVKTYEQKQKPIVELAKEQEELLEKAQANDEQLKKASEKLDTIFEKSKQSPDKKQITAKETELLYYIMQLESAAADYKTENNRLLDEIEKYKSIKKEEETELTPNEKENLEKTARQIEHKIQERQRLDAQLEREKQQRDQQLAMTISRFPRTSIDNEDDIAKPKIPQFDRSVKPHLSAATHSSAAATIIDRQRDFSPVPGAMGRGLTGLKNLGNTCYMNSIIQCLSNTPQLTEYCITDKYKNYISRSNKTKGHIVEEMAALIKVLWNGNYKCVASKDLRYVMGQYQQIFRGIEQQDSHEFLTILMDWLHSDLQTLYVPEKPRDNITPSEKAWLEFTKAKESLILHLFYGQIKSTVKCVDCNKESATYECFSNLSLELPSNANVCYLSQCMDMYFSGERIHGWNCPNCKTKRDAVKKLDISKLPPVLVIHLKRFYADTEAVGNSYKKKQNYVRFPLENLDMTPYIAKSESRSVTPKTYQLYGVSNHYGSMESGHYTAFCKSGNYGRWFKFDDQVVTALDTSNVVSSAAYILFYTWLPPIQITENNNAN, encoded by the exons ATGGCGAAAGTTAAAGAATTGCATTTaggtaaaacattaaatgatcTGGAAAAACATTCCGAGATACCAGATGCTCGCACGAAGAAAACTCAAAT ACTGGTAGAATCCGCACGAAAATTACTACGTGAAGCAGACAAGTATTACAGGGAAGGCGACGAAGAATTGGCTTACGTATTATACATGAAGTATTTCAATTTACTACACTGCATACACAGAAAACCTGACTATGCAGAACATAAACAAACTGTACGCCAGGCGCTTGGTGGAAATTCGAATAATAAACTAACCATGAATAAACTGGAGGAACTTAGCTCCTCGCTTACCCGACGTTATGAAGCAAAACAGCTAGCCAATACAGCGCTGCAGTCGCCAGTAATAGCGACTCCCccattaaaacaaaatgaacgTGTTCGTGAGTACAATGAGCTTAGCGCTTCAGAGAAATTCGATATTTTGAAAGGTGATACGGTtttcacaacaactacaaattcaaataatagtTACCATACATTGCAATCgctaaatgttataaaatgtgAAGAGTTATTTGAACGTATGAAGCAGCATAATGTGTTGATAATGGATTGCAGGCCTCGTAATGATTATGAGATGTCGCATCTCACATATAATTATACAATGAATGTGCCTGAAGAAATTATTTCAACGGG catGTCCGCTGGTAAATTGCAAGATAAATTAGATAGTAGTACTAAAATTATGTGGTCAGCTCGCTCAATCAAAGAGCAGGTCGTCTTAATAGATTGGAATACCAAAGATGCTAATCCTACACCATCTTCACCTATCGGTAAACTACAGGAAATACTACAGAAT TGGGACCCTGATGTAATTTACCGTTCACCCATCAAAATACTACAAGGTGGCTACGAATTCTTTATCATGATGTATCCAACACTTTGTACCAATCCCAGTGTACAGGCTCCCCAACAGAACAACAAcgatttgaatttaattgacgAAATTGAATATCCCTCAATAAATGATATTACAATGAAAGAAGAAATAAGTGGTCATAGCTACACGCCCAGGCCAGGTAGTAGCATGTCACGACCACTTACATTCACTATGTCACAGTCACCACCCAGCATAGATCGTACTAGTAAAATGGCTGCTGTGAAAACGtacgaacaaaaacaaaaaccaattgTAGAGTTAGCTAAGGAACAGGAAGAACTATTGGAGAAAGCACAAGCTAACGATGAGCAATTGAAGAAAGCGTCTGAAAAATTGGACACCATATTTGAAAAGAGTAAACAAAGTCcggataaaaaacaaataacggcAAAGGAAACCGAACTGCTATACTACATTATGCAATTGGAGAGTGCAGCTGCAGACTAT aaaaccgaaaataatcGTCTCTtagatgaaattgaaaaatataaaagcatcaagaaagaagaagaaactgaGTTAACACCCAACGAAAAAGAGAATCTCGAAAAGACTGCACGTCAAATTGAGCATAAAATACAAGAACGCCAAAGGCTCGACGCGCAACTGGAACGTGAGAAACAACAACGTGACCAACAGTTAGCCATGACCATCTCGCGTTTTCCGCGTACGTCAATCGACAACGAAGATGATATAGCCAAACCGAAAATACCACAATTCGATCGATCCGTAAAACCACACTTGTCTGCAGCTACACATAGCAGTGCAGCTGCCACTATAATAGATAGACAACGCGATTTCTCACCAGTACCCGGCGCAATG GGTCGCGGTTTGACCGGCTTAAAGAACCTGGGCAACACCTGCTACATGAACAGTATAATACAGTGCCTCAGCAATACGCCACAACTCACCGAATACTGCATAACGGACAAATATAAGAACTACATTAGTCGCAGCAATAAGACGAAGGGACACATTGTCGAGGAAATGGCGGCGCTCATTAAAGTTTTATGGAATGGCAACTACAAGTGTGTAGCCAGCAAGGACTTGCGT TATGTCATGGGTCAGTACCAGCAGATATTCCGTGGCATTGAACAACAAGATTCTCACGAGTTTCTTACCATACTCATGGATTGGTTACATTCCGATTTACAAACATTATATGTACCCGAAAAGCCACGTGATAATATAACACCCTCCGAAAAGGCGTGGCTCGAATTTACCAAAGCCAAAGAGAGTCTCATCTTGCATTTATTCTATGGCCAAATAAAAAGTACCGTTAAATGTGTCGACTGCAACAAAGAGTCCGCTACCTACGAATGTTTTTCGAATTTAAGTCTAGAGTTGCCTTCAAATGCAAATGTTTGCTATCTCAGCCAATGTATGGATATGTATTTTAGCGGCGAACGCATACACGGCTGGAATTGTCCGAATTGTAAGACGAAACGTGATGCGGTGAAAAAGCTGGATATCTCAAAGCTGCCACCGGTGCTGGTGATACATCTCAAGAG ATTTTACGCCGATACCGAAGCTGTAGGCAATTCGTATAAAAAGAAGCAAAATTATGTGCGCTTTCCCTTGGAAAATCTCGATATGACGCCTTACATTGCGAAGTCCGAATCGCGTTCAGTGACACCGAAAACCTATCAACTGTACGGTGTCTCTAATCATTATGGCTCCATGGAGAGCGGTCACTATACGGCATTTTGCAAGAGCGGCAATTATGGCAG GTGGTTTAAGTTCGATGACCAAGTCGTTACAGCGTTAGACACCTCGAATGTCGTTTCCAGCGCTGCCTACATACTCTTCTACACCTGGCTGCCGCCCATACAGATAACCGAAAATAACAATGCAAATTAG
- the LOC105216627 gene encoding microfibril-associated glycoprotein 4 produces the protein MLRSQVKFSLAIFLVSFAFLCHQQITVQAAPGCDGDCLEDKLDEILSKLKTLNGKVESLATHPEIEPAAGCTHHPHAHRRQHVTEDQQEVESHHQRRHHAQNLHSRHATASVGSGSNHKCAERLATICQNAGVSEIQLDDDKVSPFKVLCDAERWIVVLQRLDGSVAFHNRTWATYKQGFGNVGVNSEFFLGLQHLHELTYSGFFELRIDLVDFKVVEKYAHYSDFSVFNEHANYKMGILGVYHGTAGDSFMYHEGQQFSAIDRDNDAKAQGSCSEEYNSAGWFKNCMEANLFGNYLHGDTDKFKEGVYWKTFNGPEYSLKTVKMSVRAKC, from the exons ATGTTACGCAGTCAAGTAAAATTCTCGCTAGCAATTTTCCTAGTTTCATTCGCATTTCTCTGCCATCAGCAGATAACAGTGCAGGCAGCACCAGGTTGTGACGGCGATTGCTTAGAAGACAAATTAGATGAAATATTGTCAAA ACTAAAAACGTTAAATGGCAAAGTGGAATCACTTGCAACGCATCCGGAAATTGAACCAGCCGCAGGTTGTACACATCATCCGCATGCACATCGCAGGCAGCATGTAACAGAAGA TCAACAGGAAGTCGAGTCGCATCACCAGCGTCGCCATCACGCACAAAACTTGCACTCAAGACACGCCACTGCCTCGGTTGGCAGCGGGAGCAACCACAAATGTGCCGAACGTTTAGCCACGATTTGTCAAAATGCCGGTGTTAGTGAGATACAGTTGGATGATGACAAAGTGTCACCCTTCAAAGTGCTTTGCGATGCCGAACGTTGGATTGTTGTTTTGCAGCGCTTAGATGGCTCGGTCGCCTTTCACAATCGCACCTGGGCAACGTACAAGCAAGGTTTCGGCAATGTAGGCGTAAACAGCGAATTCTTTTTGGGTTTGCAACATTTGCATGAACTGACCTATAGCGGTTTCTTCGAACTACGCATCGATTTGGTAGATTTTAAGGTTGTCGAAAAGTATGCACATTACAGTGACTTTAGCGTATTTAATGAGCATGCCAATTATAAAATGGGCATATTAGGTGTTTATCATGGCACAGCCGGTGATTCGTTTATGTATCATGAAGGTCAGCAGTTTAGCGCGATCGATCGCGATAATGACGCCAAAGCGCAAGGTAGCTGCAGTGAGGAGTACAATAGCGCTGGCTGGTTTAAGAATTGCATGGAAGC TAATCTTTTCGGCAACTATTTGCATGGCGATACGGATAAATTCAAGGAGGGCGTGTACTGGAAAACTTTCAATGGTCCAGAATACTCACTGAAAACAGTTAAAATGTCTGTTCGTGCTAAatgttaa